The Ovis aries strain OAR_USU_Benz2616 breed Rambouillet chromosome X, ARS-UI_Ramb_v3.0, whole genome shotgun sequence genomic sequence GAATGTAAAGCATGATTTATACTCATCAAAATCTAGAAACCTCTTCTGAGTTATGATTTCCACTAAACAACTCTATAATCCTTCCCAATCTGTGaaataaagtttgttttttctttcttaatctgCAGTTCCATTGAGCCTCAAGTGGGTATAGTGTCTAATTGTTTTCTATTCAAATCCAATGTCTAGTTTAAGACTGTATACTCTCACCTTGAACAAATCAGcaatgactttatttggggggtgtTTTTATAACTTCAAGTTTAGTGTGTTTGGTAAGGAACACAGACCTGGTGAGCTACTAATAATTCAGGTGTCAATGAGCACTTCATTCTTAAAAGCTCTTAATCTAAGGAAGacgaagggaatggcaccccactccagtactcttgcctggaaaatcccatggacagaggagcctggtacgctgcagtccatggggtcacgaagagtcggacacttactgagcgacttcactttcgcttttaactttcatgcattggagaaagaaatggcaacccactccagtgttcttgcctagagaatcccagggatggtggagcctggtgggctgccgtctatggggttgcacagagtcagacacgactgaagcaacttagcagcagcagcagcagcagtcattacAAAAGTGAAACATATACTGCTTAAGGCTGCAAGCATAAAAAAGGTCATGATCTTGATAATTTATCACATTATACAATACATTTGATCACCAATTTTCATCATACAAATTCTCCTCATGCAGAATGCAATAGACATAAATAAACGAATGTAAACTTTACCCTTCTATTATATCTATAGGAAATGAATTCAGCTTTTCTAGGTTGTATAAAATTCCTCAAATTCCTTGGAGGCATATAGTTTATATATGCTtactcatcaagaagaaaagtaTATTCATATCTTAAGTGAGTCACCCTCCAGGGTCTGATGGGACACATTCAATTTGAGAGTTGTATGTTGCAAGCCCCCAAACaaattgacatttttttaaaggccaGTTTTTCCAGATGACCTTGAGGCTCTGAAGAAGGCTAGACAAGAATTATCTCCCAGGACCAGAACTGTTCAAAGGAGAAACAACCTCTAGATGGGAATGGGACAACTGAGCTAAAAGAgaaattttgtcttcttttccatACTTGATTCCATGCTTGATTCCAGTTGGACCATGGGGAGTCTATGTTTAAGAACAGGTAGGTCACTTCTCAGTCTCTATACTCAAGAGTAGGAAAAAGCAGATCTACCACTTCTCCACTTTATAGTATCATGCCTGCTGACACATTGTCCAGTCTTCTTTCAAAGCATGCTGTGATTCCAATAGGGCAGAAATTCCCAGTATTAATGGAAATTTTCTCAACACATGGAGGTATTATAAGGGAGTAGTATCAGAGACTCATGCACCAGGAAAAAGTACCCAAAGATAAGCCTGCTCACATCAAAAGTTTCAAACAGAAAAtatgtttctctgtctcttaaaCCTGGAGCCaaaaagctttatttaaaaaaaaaaattttttttttcctctataaaatgaGCTGCAACACAACTGATTTTCCAAAACTGGAAGTTAGGAGTTGCCAACAGTAAAAATTGAGAAGATAATGGTTTCAAGAAAGACCAGTTTCCCCAAGTttaactaagaataaaactatttaaaaatgattaGTATTACCAGAATTTATCATCTAGAGACATGTGTATTCATGTGTTTTAAACAACACATTTTGTTAATAGCATCTTTGATTAAAGGAATCTGAAACACTGAAGTTGTTTTTCCTGTGACTGCCTGGTCTATTTTATATGAATACTTGTGTTAAACTAAACAATACCTCTGGAGATGCTTTCAGCATTTTACTAGGGTCGTTAAGATGCAACTGTGACAAGGGGTAAAGAGTGCAATGGTTTTCCTTACCTTGCCAAAATGCAGTTTCATTCTTCAGGGTATAAATGGAGATCACCTTCAAAGACTATTACCCTGAAGAGATTTGACCCTTGAGACTGATAGTTGTATCTGCCAATATAAAAAACTCCCAAGTAATGTCAGGAACTagaggttatttttttctttttggacaaTTTCTTTTGgacaattgttttctttttggttggttggttggcttGTGAGCTAAGGGTTATACTGTTAggagaaaaacaagttttaaatgtGATCTGAAGGGATGtgctttgctgtgcttagtcactcagtcatgtccgactctttgtgaccctatggactatagcctgccaggctcctctgtccatggcgattctccaggcaagaatactggagtgggttgccatgccctcctccagggcacctggaGGGATAGGAGCCTTGAGAAAATAAGAAGTATACCCTAGAGAAAATGGCTAAATATCTCTAGTGTATTAAGATATGATTGTCCATACAAGAATACAATAGTCAGCTTTGATGTAAAAAATGAATCTAGTTGGATAGTAGTGGGTTAATAATGCACAGAGTTACATAACTCCCTTGGGAACAAAATCTTagctttaaatggaatataattcacTATTTCTTGAAAGGctgctttttcattgttgtttccccacccccacccccacccccaccccccgccacctcATTACTATTCCTAGCAGCACTGAGTAGACTCCCAAGAAGAATTTAATTTGGTGAAGAAAAAGctcaaaataatgaaacaaaaacttATTCCAATTGTAACAGTGTATTTACTGACATCCAGTGAAAtgagatggagaaggcgatggcaccccactccagtactcttgcctggaaaatcccgtggatggaggagcctggtaggctgtagtccatggggtcgctaagagtcaggcatgactgagcgacttcactttcacttttcactttcatgcactggagaaggaaatggcaacccactccagtattcttgcctggagaatcccagggatggtggagcctggtgggctgccgtctatggggtcacacagagtcggacacgactgaagtgactgagcagcagcagcagtgaaatgaGAAAGCTCTAATCTCTTTGAAAATGAATGTAAAACTACTGGATAATCTTTACATGTCACATAGACTTTTAGGTATTTCATGTAGACATTTTGTAACTCTTCCTAAAAAGTCCTGATTTCATATACTCTTTCCCATTGTCAAATATATCaatcacagagtccaaaagactgttctatacatctgtgtctcttttgctgtcttgcatacaggatttatttaaaaaagaaagaaagaaaataaaggaacacattaataaaaatatatatgtatcagccaaaagctttgaaaaatgtatcattttatgtGTTCCTTATTATCTTTGAAGGTAGGCAGAAAAGTTGTTATAACTATCATTTCACAAACAAGAATGGACTATATTTCAGAGATTTGTTGAGGACTATCTATCTGACAAAGCCACATAAAcagctgcatgcatgctaagctgcttcagttgtgtccgactctgcaacactatgaactgtagcccaccaggctcctctgtccatgtgattctccaggcaaaactactggagcaggttgcgatttccttcttcagggaatcttcccgacctagggattgaacctgtatctctcatgtctcctgcatttccatgcaggttctttaccactagcaccacctggaaagcccaaggaGCTGCATAACTGTTGACAACTTGTTACTTTAATTCtctctcctgaaaatatcttCCCTAGTATTTCATATTCTTAAGTATGTTCTTATTTCTTATCACTATTAACTTTAATTCTAATTCTGCCCCATAAGAGCAAACATACTTAATACAACAATCCATTGCTTGGAGCAGGGTTGAAAacaaagtgagtcactcagttgtgtccaactctttgtgaccccatggagcctgccaggttcctctgttcatggaattctccagactagaatactggagtgggtagccattgcctccctccaagggatcttcccaacacaggtctctcatattgcatgctgattctttgccatcttgagccaccagggaagcccacatcttAACACATATAATCACACAATCAAAGCAAACATTTTTATCTAATCTTGAGGTGCCATTGTGGTATAATCTTTCCAGGTGACCCATGTAGCCAGGAGGCTAGACAGTTCCACACATTACAAGGTTGTAGCAGCTTCTTGTTTGACACTTAAGGACCATGTTTGACTATTTTTTTTATAGGCTGGTTCAAGCTTTATCTTGTTTCAATGTCTGGGGTAGTCTCATAGATTTCACTTGATATATTTTGATGACTTGCCTGAGTAAGTATGCTTGATTGTGTTCTTTCATTACAACTAACAATTTTAACAGGCTCACTCTAATCTGCTGTGGAATCATCATAAAGTTCATATTCCAAAGTCCTACTTGGAAGAATAGCTACCCTTCAGTATCAATCATATGTGAGGAGCACCAGatctttccatttatagttaaatTGCTCACCAAATAAAATTCATAGCAGACTGATGGTCTCTCCTTGGATATGTTTCCTGATCTTGTGCAAGTATTCATGCCTTGAGATTTACTGTGACACGAAATTATAGCCCAATTTCCTAAGGTCCAAATTTCTAGTGGAGAGTGTATATCTTCCCTGACTGTTTCTAAGTCTTTAATTAAAGCACAGATTCTATCTTTTAACTTCAATTCAATTCctcttttattcttcttcttgGCTGCTACATATATAGATTTTCTTATTTAACTCTAATCACTAGTATTTCCTTATAAAACTGCTCTTATTGGAATGGTGGGGATAAATGGTTACTTCTTGCTTTCCCACTGTTCTGTTTAGGTTAATGTGGCAGAGTTCCATTGCATTGCATCTATTATTTACCATGTTGGACACAGTTTATAGAGTTACTTACCCCGGGCACGTAAGGCTCAGTTTGTCCAGTTATTGCAACAGAAAAGCCCCTCAATCTGCTGTCTGATATGGTTTGTAATTATCCACAGTAGTTGCTTGtaatataacttttatttctcctctttgtGTCTTTTATCACCGCTCTAAGTCTCCTGGATCCTCATTTACTCTATCAATCTTTCCACATAGCAGTCTGCTGTGAAACCTTCTCATATTGTTATATTTCATTAGTTCCCTAGTTCTTCTGATTTTCAAAATAGtctctaaaaaaatacaacaagcttgtggatattaaaaaaaaaaaaaacataagtagactcacaaatatagaatggttaccagtggggagacagggggagggaggggcaagataggggcaGAGGAGTAAGatgtacaaactattaggtataagaTAAGCTACTAGCATATACTGTACAACACGAGGGATATAGCCAATATTTGATAATAATTATAAGATGGTGTGTatgcgtgttcagtcactcagtcatgtccaactctttgcgaccccatggactgtggcccgccaggctcctttgtccatggaatttcccaggcaagaatgctggagcagtttgccatttcttactctaggggatcttcctgacccagggatcaaacccaggtctcctgcactggcaggcagattctttaccaaggcaCTACCTAGGATACCCTAAATGGagcataacttttaaaaattgggaatcactatattgtatacctgtaagtacaaactggaatcaagattgccaggagaaatatcaataacctcagataggcagatgacaccaccctgatggcagaaagtgaagaggaactaaaaagcctcttgatgaaagtgaaagaggagagcgaaaaagttggcttaaagctcaacattcagaaaatgaagatcatggcatctggtcccatcacttcatgggaattagatggggaaacagtggaaatagtgtcagactttattttagtgggctccaaaatcactgcagatggtgattgcagccatgaaattaaaagacgcttactccttggaaggaaagttatgaccaacctagatagcatattcaaaagcagagacattactttgccaacaaaggtccgtctagtcaaggctatggtttttccagtggtcatgtatggatgtgagagttggactgtgaagaaggctgagcgccaaagaattgatgcttttgaactgtggtgttggagaagacttgagagtcccttggactgcaaggagacccaacaagtccattctaacggagatcagtcctgggatttcttggaaggaatgatgctaaagctgaaactccagtactttggccacctcatgagaagagttgagttcttggaaaagactctgatggtgggagggattgggggcaggaggagaaggagacgacagaggataagatggctggatggcatcaccgactcgatggatatgagtttgagtgaactccgggagatggtgatggacagggaggcctggcgtgctgcaattcatggcgtcacaaagagttgaacatgactgaacaactgaactgaactgaagtatacaTTTTGTTTCAGTTTCTTATTGCTCCCATTTCTCAGTAAAGATTTCCATGTCAAAGTTGTAGCAGTTTCCCTTATAATAAGCCTATCAGCTATTCATTATAAATGCAGTTATAGCCAAGAAAGTATACTTTATCCGCTTCTACTTATGGACCATCATCTCTAAGCCTATGCCATCAGCGTTTGACTTTTCCATAGGTGAACACTCCTCGTTAGACCTTTATCCAGGCCTCCTAGTACTAGTACTTCTCTCTTGTTATTTGGTGTAACTTGACATTTCCATTTGAGGAACAATGCAGAGTAGTTGTGATATGGGTCAGCATTTGAGGGAACAGTCAGTACTGCATTGGAACTTCTTGGCCTCAGCTTTTTCAAACGTGTCTTCCTGGTGAGAGTTATCTATAAACCTTTCTGAAGTTTTATTCTCTGTTAGGTAGCTGTTTTCTCAGCCTTTTTTTCTCCCAGGCCAGTATAGCTTCCTTTAGCTAACACATTCTGCCTGAATGGCCTAGTAAGTAGTTATATTTTTTCAAGTAGAAGTGCCacaatactgggcttccctgatagctcagttggtaaagaatccgcctgcaatgcaggagaccctggctcaatccctgggttgaaaagatctgctggagaagggatagactacccactccagtattcttgggcatcccttgtggctcagctggtaaagaatctgcctgcaatgcagatgacctgggttcaatccctgagttgggaagatcccctaaagaagggaacagctacccactccagtattctgacctggagaattccatggactggggtcgcaaagagtcggacacaactgagcgactttcactcactcattgttAGTGTGAATATATTCACTATAATGCCACCTTGGGGAATATTCCCCTTTTAGTTTCCATTCATTGTAGAAATTGGGTCCCAAGATGTGAGAGAGTTCATCAGGTCTTCACTCTATTGTTAGATAAGGGGTTTCTTTACTTTGCTGTTGTTTGCTCCTATTATCAGGAACCCAAGCAAGAGAACAAGTACAGGTAAAGACAGAGCCACATGCTAAAGTTAGAGCTTTTTAcacaaatacaaagaagaaaagagaccaCACTCTGCcggaagtaaataaaatatttaattaatgttCTATAAAAATTAGTAATGAAACTGCAGAACTAGAAAAACTTTTATtgctaacattcagaaaactctgaatatatttaaaacagaaatgaatagTTCTCACATGTTGGTGGGGGTACATGAGGTCTTAGCCATTTCTTAACTCATTGTTAACATTATTGAGTTATTGTTCATATAATTCACCTATATCTAACATAGCTTGACCTACATCAAAGAGTAGGTCTTCATCTTCTCTTGGTGTCAGTATTGATTCTAAGTCTAGGTGATCAGCAAGGTCTGGTAGTGAAGCTTCCTCAgaaagaaaagcatctacttctggttCTTCTGCTCCATCATTTTGCTCCATACAAGAAACTGGTTCTTGTGTGATCAACTGTAAAAGCTCTTCAGCTATTCGTATTAACTGGGCTACACAGTCAATAAGTCCACCAATAAGTACAGGGGCTGATCCAGACGCCATGCCTCTATGctttcttcagaaaataaaatattactggaAGCTATAGTAAATGAGCTTTTGGTGACAATGGATCCTGTGAGGCTGGCAGTGGTTGGTTTGGTTGAGAAATGAGGCTGTTGATATGATTATAATGATGATCAAGTACAGAATGAGGCCAGTGGTTCTACAGTACTTTCTGATAAAGTTGGTGAACCTCCCGCAAAATTTACGTATGGTACTCTTGTCTGTATCGGTAGTGAACTGCTATTATAATGACCATCAGACAGATTGTCACAGCCAAGAGAAAACAGCAAAGCAGATCTAataatagaaaagagaaatacaaagttAGTATCCTTGAGTTTTTATCCATCATACAGGTTCCGGCTATAGGATAAGGTTGAAAGGGTGCTGCTAGCTACTGTTTCTCCTTTTTGGATGGCTCTACTACTCATAGTCCCCTTTATACTTCTCATGGTTGTTACCGCTTCTTATGGGATATGAGAACAAAGTGAGCATAGGCAGTCTATCTGTCTTTCTTGAACATCTCTATTGAGTAAGATACATATACTAAGTCTTTTaattaattatgtttttattagTACTTTTTCTCTTATTGCCATTTATATCTGGTGCTGCTAAATTCCTTCTGTGTCTTTAATAATCCATTCATTAAAGTTTTTTATTGCCCCTGTAGTTTGGGGAATTTATGGCAAATTGAAGTCCCACATTCTCTTTTTCCAAATTTTGTATAACTTCTGTTATAAGATTTGTTCTTTGGTCATTTCCTATCACTGCCACTATTCCATTTCTAGCTGTTATTTCTCCCAAATTTATCTAAAGCCATGGTCATACTATTCTCATTTGTATGTCTTGTATACTCTACAAACCCTATTCCTAAGTTTATAGTCCTTCAAGGTAATATTCTTTGTTTAGAAATCTAGAGAACAGCCCAATATAATCTACCTATCAcatttgtcctactctttgcagccccatggactgtagtctgccaggctcttctgtccatggaatattccaggccagaatactggagtgggtagccgttcccttctccaggggatcttcccaacccacagatcaaacccaggtctcctgcactgcaggcggattctctgccatctgagccaccagggaagcccttaccaaCCTCTGTTCCCCTTAGAAATGAGTTTGTTGAGGATGCAAGTTTTTAGTAATTTGACATAGCTCATATTGCTTACTCATTTGTTTGATTCATAGGGTTTTTTTACACTCTTTCTCTTCTGCCTACTTAGAATGTTCATGTCCACATGCCCTGAGGTTTCACATGCCCAATCTGCAACCTTAAATTGAACTGACAAGGGGCCTGATTTGAGACTTGTATACTTGTATACAAGTACTTGTATACAAGTTCCCAAGACTGTAGAATctgtattagtttttttttttttttttgggggggggggtgcagtcAGATTGTCTCCTCTCTTATTCTAAGAAGATTATTCTGTCTTTCCATTCTGATGAGCTTGTACATGTCCTACATGAATTGATAAAttcctttctttgatttattttcatatctCCCTTCACCAGATTGTTTTTCCTGCAGTAGAACAGTCTGTAATTTTCTATTAGAATATGCATTTCCAGTCCACAGCTGATCAGTATATCTATGTACTTTTGGCCAGTTGTTTTCTTgggcatatatacatattaaatttcTACCCATCAGTCCTGCAAATTGGGCTGGTTTCCTCTCTCCAGCCTCAGTCAAGATTTTTTTCTAGTGGAGATTATTCGGAAGCAGCCACCCATGTCACTCTTTTAGGATACTACCAAAtctgtctttgccctgtttccAACAGTTCTGACCACAGTGGAGCCCATAAAGCCTCAGGCTTTACCCCAGCCACTTGAACTCCTAAGGCCTTCCTTTATTAAAGTAAAGCAAGTCATCAGCCAGATGGTCTGTGAATTTCACATGGAGCTTGCTGGTTTCCACAGTGCATGGTTTGACCTACTCAATTATATAGTATCTTCACCTAGCATAAGTCCTGTCAGAaccacacatttttttaaatctaaaatccTGATAGTAGCTACAGGGTTTTCCCTGATGATGACAGTCCTCACTGTGATACCCACAAGACACGACTTTGGTTGGAGGCAACTTTACATCTGAAGTAGGGGGAAATGGGTATTAGACACATGGCAGTTTAACTCACAAGAAATCTCTGCTTTGTGAACGGAAATAATGGGAAAAATCATAAAAGGAATTTGGTATTAGTGTAGAGCATGAATCAGGTCATGAGaagaaagatacagaaataaagtGTATTAAGTACTACTAGAGAGCCCCATCACATTGTTCAAAGGAAGCAATAACCTACTATGGTGCCCATAGCCCAAGGGCACAAGAGGGTAATAGGAACGTACTCACACAAAACCTATTTAATGTCTGGCTTCCCTTTCACCcagtttcttttctcagcttctttACCTCCACCTAggactctttttaaattaatgctcTTAGCCAACACACCTCATTTAATCACCTATGTGTTTCATTCTATTTCATTCTCTCTGTATTGTCATCTTTCACTATTCCTTCACATCTTTTCTTCCATCTCTCTTGAAACTGGTcaaaatttagaaacaaa encodes the following:
- the TRPC5OS gene encoding LOW QUALITY PROTEIN: putative uncharacterized protein TRPC5OS (The sequence of the model RefSeq protein was modified relative to this genomic sequence to represent the inferred CDS: substituted 1 base at 1 genomic stop codon), giving the protein MASGSAPVLIGGLIDCVAQLIRIAEELLQLITQEPVSCMEQNDGAEEPEVDAFLSEEASLPDLADHLDLESILTPREDEDLLFDVGQAMLDIGELYEQXLNNVNNELRNG